The following proteins are co-located in the Manihot esculenta cultivar AM560-2 chromosome 9, M.esculenta_v8, whole genome shotgun sequence genome:
- the LOC122721211 gene encoding putative pentatricopeptide repeat-containing protein At1g12700, mitochondrial, with protein MKQYNTVFSMSKTIELLGISHDVYSLSILINCFCHLHLVDFGFSVFGKMLKFGLEPTTVTFTTLINGLCMESKIDKAVEFFDDMVARGYQPNVRTFNVIVNGLCKFGKTNVAIGLLKGMADRGCEPNVVTYNSIIDALCKDVLVGEALELFSQMSNKGISPDVITYTSLIHGVCKLGQKNQALALMNEMVEQNILPDVYTFNVLIDALCKDGMVSEAQNTFNVMIQRGVEPDVVTYNSLIDGLCISDQFKEALALLKEMVGRNISPNVFTFSILIDTLCKKGLVSNAQNIIKIMIQRGVEPSVVTYNSLMDGYCLCRQIDKARKVFDLMVTNEIADIFSYNILINGYCKCKMIDDAKQIFDEMSHKGLVPNAITYHTLIKAMFQAGRPQTAKELFKDMCSHGQQPNIVTFSIMIDGLCRQGNLDEALTLLKAMEKSQLKPNFVIYSSLINGMCKVGKINDAKELFSSLFEIGLQPDVYVYNAIMKGLCQQGLMDEAYNVNNSCYNIIIQGFLKHGDLPKASELINEMVDKGFSADAATTELVVHLSRNNDLILRLLKVRNEGSAN; from the exons ATGAAACAATATAACACTGTCTTTTCCATGTCCAAAACAATTGAATTGCTAGGAATCTCACACGATGTTTATTCTCTTAGcatcttaattaattgcttCTGCCACTTGCACCTCGTGGATTTTGGCTTCTCGGTTTTTGGTAAGATGCTCAAATTCGGATTGGAGCCTACCACTGTGACATTTACTACcttaattaatgggctttgTATGGAGAGTAAAATCGATAAAGCAGTGGAATTTTTCGATGATATGGTTGCACGTGGTTATCAACCTAATGTTCGTACTTTCAATGTGATAGTAAACGGATTGTGTAAATTTGGGAAAACAAACGTGGCTATTGGGCTACTAAAGGGAATGGCTGATAGAGGTTGTGAGCCAAATGTTGTGACATACAATTCTATCATTGACGCACTTTGCAAGGATGTGCTAGTTGGTGAGGCTTTAGAGctcttctctcaaatgagtAATAAGGGCATTTCACCTGATGTCATCACTTACACTAGTTTAATTCATGGTGTTTGCAAATTAGGCCAAAAGAACCAAGCTTTGGCCTTGATGAATGAAATGGTGGAGCAGAACATATTACCAGATGTTTATACCTTCAATGTATTGATTGATGCTCTTTGTAAGGATGGAATGGTTTCAGAGGCTCAAAATACATTCAAtgtaatgattcaaagaggtgtagAGCCTGATGTGGTCACCTACAATTCCTTAATTGATGGTCTTTGCATTTCAGACCAATTCAAGGAAGCTTTGGCCTTGTTGAAAGAAATGGTGGGGAGGAACATATCCCCTAATGTTTTTACCTTCAGTATATTGATTGACACTCTTTGTAAGAAAGGACTGGTTTCAAATGCAcagaatataatcaaaataatgattcaaagaggtgtggAACCTAGTGTTGTCACTTATAATTCATTGATGGATGGATATTGTCTGTGCAGGCAAATTGATAAGGCTAGAAAGGTATTTGATCTGATGGTGACCAATGAAATAGCTGACATTTTTAGCTACAACATTTTGATCAATGGATATTGTAAGTGCAAAATGATAGATGATGCAAAGCAGATTTTTGATGAAATGTCTCATAAAGGTTTAGTTCCTAATGCTATTACTTATCATACTCTTATAAAGGCTATGTTTCAAGCAGGGAGGCCCCAAACTGCAAAAGAGCTCTTTAAGGATATGTGCTCTCATGGTCAACAGCCAAATATAGTAACCTTCTCAATTATGATTGATGGCTTGTGTAGACAGGGGAATCTCGATGAGGCACTCACCCTATTGAAAGCAATGGAGAAAAGTCAGTTgaagcctaattttgtgatctaTAGCAGTCTGATCAATGGTATGTGCAAAGTTGGGAAGATTAATGATGCCAAGGAACTTTTTTCTAGTCTTTTTGAAATTGGTTTACAAcctgatgtttatgtatataatgCAATAATGAAGGGACTCTGCCAACAAGGATTAATGGATGAAGCGTATAACGT AAATAATTCTTGTTAtaacatcatcattcaagggtTTCTCAAGCATGGGGATTTACCAAAAGCATCAGAACTAATCAATGAAATGGTTGATAAGGGGTTCTCTGCTGATGCTGCTACCACAGAACTGGTAGTACATTTATCGCGGAATAATGATCTCATTCTGAGGCTTTTAAAGGTGCGCAATGAGGGATCAGCAAACTAA
- the LOC110622675 gene encoding alpha carbonic anhydrase 4 encodes MKNTDAILVFLASLVFLLHSSFPLHFAEAQGNETPYTYIEATGRGPSRRGQLNPELQACGNGRMQSPIDIRLQDVKLAPALGDLPLQYQPAAASIKSLGRVIQVSWKGNAGNIIVNGDRYDLKQCHWHIPTEHAIEGIRYDLELHIVHQNSDGAFAVVAILFKLGRPDQFLSRLLPFIKSVTKEEKDLGIINPRDIGFWSRNYFRYNGSLTAPPCSEGVVWTIFQEVIMVSEEQVNALRDAVDNEFKMNARPIQALNGRSVFLYQAI; translated from the exons ATGAAAAACACAGACGCAATCCTTGTGTTCCTAGCTTCTCTTGTTTTCTTGCTTCACTCTTCTTTTCCTCTTCACTTTGCTGAAGCTCAAg GTAATGAAACTCCATACACTTACATAGAAGCAACAGGTAGAGGACCATCAAGACGGGGCCAGCTTAACCCAGAGTTGCAAGCTTGTGGAAATGGAAGAATGCAGTCTCCTATAGATATTCGTCTCCAAGATGTAAAACTTGCACCTGCGCTAGGAGATCTGCCATTACAATATCAACCAGCTGCTGCCTCTATCAAGAGCCTTGGACGTGTTATTCAG GTTTCTTGGAAAGGGAATGCTGGGAATATCATTGTTAATGGAGATCGTTACGATCTGAAACAATGCCATTGGCATATACCTACGGAGCATGCAATTGAAGGTATAAG GTACGATTTGGAGCTTCATATAGTCCATCAAAACTCAGATGGAGCATTTGCTGTTGTTGCAATTCTTTTCAAATTAGGGCGACCTGATCAATTCCTTTCAAGG CTCTTGCCCTTCATAAAATCAGTTACAAAAGAAGAGAAGGATTTGGGGATTATTAACCCAAGAGACATTGGATTTTGGAGCAGAAACTATTTCAGATACAATGGCTCTCTAACCGCTCCTCCCTGCTCCGAAGGAGTTGTTTGGACAATTTTTCAGGAG GTGATTATGGTTTCAGAGGAGCAAGTGAATGCATTGAGGGATGCTGTTGATAAT